In a single window of the Tigriopus californicus strain San Diego chromosome 2, Tcal_SD_v2.1, whole genome shotgun sequence genome:
- the LOC131892744 gene encoding all trans-polyprenyl-diphosphate synthase PDSS1-like isoform X2, with product MMFFRLYTQILRQTQVVEATMSVLGGVRAASTTGMVSTLHHRPATHSHHNHLEARSHVETLPGNHDANELVHADLEAMFKEIHEELDFELKSNEELRTASGQLGISKDRLLGSLGQMAKYYFDGQGKAVRPVIAMTLGHAYNHHQCMNQEEKTETANRQRKVAIISEMIHTASLVHDDILDHAETRRGKLAVNQKWDATRSVLCGDYVLAIGAKVLAQLRNEEVLKVLAQVLADLVHGEFQQLQNKENETERFNLYLNKTFNKTASLIAYTCKANAILAKASPDLVEEAFKYGKNVGIAFQLVDDLLDFESSSQLLGKPAAADLKLGLATAPVLFASTEFPELETLIKRRFSQSRDVERAFEFVQKSKGLLQTRDLAKQHCDAAVQAIEPLVESPYKSALINLTDKVLIRQK from the exons ATGATGTTTTTCCGGTTGTATACCCAAATCTTACGCCAAACCCAAGTGGTGGAGGCCACCATGTCCGTTTTAGGCGGTGTCAGAGCGGCCTCAACCACGGGCATGGTGAGCACACTCCACCACCGACCCGCTACTCATTCGCATCACAATCATCTGGAGGCCCGATCTCATGTTGAGACGCTGCCCGGAAATCACGACGCCAACGAGCTCGTCCACGCTGATCTAGAGGCCATGTTCAAAGAGATCCATGAGGAGCTGGATTTCGAgctcaaaagcaatgaggagCTCAGGACAGCCTCCGGTCAGCTTGGGATCTCGAAAGACCGATTGCTCGGCTCGTTGGGGCAAATGGCCAAGTATTACTTCGACGGTCAGGGCAAGGCCGTCCGACCTGTCATTGCCATGACGCTAG GTCATGCCTACAACCATCACCAATGTATGAACCAAGAAGAGAAGACTGAGACAGCCAATCGACAACGGAAGGTGGCCATCATCTCAGAGATGATCCACACCGCCAGTTTGGTTCATGACGACATTTTGGATCATGCCGAGACCAGGCGAGGCAAACTGGCCGTCAACCAGAAATGGGATGCCACCAGAAGTGTCCTCTGCGGAGACTACGTCCTGGCCATTGGTGCTAAAGTTCTTGCTCAACTGCGAAATGAAGAGGTCCTGAAAGTCCTGGCTCAAGTGCTAGCCGATCTGGTTCACG GAGAGTTTCAGCAGCTTCAAAACAAGGAGAACGAGACAGAGCGGTTCAATTTGTACCTGAATAAGACCTTCAATAAGACCGCTTCGTTGATCGCCTACACCTGTAAAGCTAATGCCATTCTGGCCAAGGCCTCGCCCGACCTTGTGGAAGAAGCCTTTAAGTACGGCAAAAACGTCGGTATCGCCTTCCAACTAGTCGACGACTTACTGGACTTTGAATCCTCGTCACAACTTCTCG GCAAGCCCGCTGCTGCAGACTTAAAGCTTGGTCTAGCTACGGCCCCGGTTCTCTTCGCTTCCACCGAATTTCCCGAACTGGAGACGCTGATAAAGCGCCGGTTCTCGCAATCTCGAGATGTAGAGCGGGCTTTCGAGTTTGTGCAAAAATCCAAGGGTCTCCTCCAAACCCGAGACTTGGCCAAACAACACTGTGATGCCGCCGTCCAGGCCATTGAGCCTTTAGTTGAATCTCCATACAAATCTGCCCTCATCAACCTAACCGATAAGGTGTTGATCAGACAGAAGTGA
- the LOC131892744 gene encoding all trans-polyprenyl-diphosphate synthase PDSS1-like isoform X1, whose translation MSIAHNLGGSSMMFFRLYTQILRQTQVVEATMSVLGGVRAASTTGMVSTLHHRPATHSHHNHLEARSHVETLPGNHDANELVHADLEAMFKEIHEELDFELKSNEELRTASGQLGISKDRLLGSLGQMAKYYFDGQGKAVRPVIAMTLGHAYNHHQCMNQEEKTETANRQRKVAIISEMIHTASLVHDDILDHAETRRGKLAVNQKWDATRSVLCGDYVLAIGAKVLAQLRNEEVLKVLAQVLADLVHGEFQQLQNKENETERFNLYLNKTFNKTASLIAYTCKANAILAKASPDLVEEAFKYGKNVGIAFQLVDDLLDFESSSQLLGKPAAADLKLGLATAPVLFASTEFPELETLIKRRFSQSRDVERAFEFVQKSKGLLQTRDLAKQHCDAAVQAIEPLVESPYKSALINLTDKVLIRQK comes from the exons GTGGTTCATCCATGATGTTTTTCCGGTTGTATACCCAAATCTTACGCCAAACCCAAGTGGTGGAGGCCACCATGTCCGTTTTAGGCGGTGTCAGAGCGGCCTCAACCACGGGCATGGTGAGCACACTCCACCACCGACCCGCTACTCATTCGCATCACAATCATCTGGAGGCCCGATCTCATGTTGAGACGCTGCCCGGAAATCACGACGCCAACGAGCTCGTCCACGCTGATCTAGAGGCCATGTTCAAAGAGATCCATGAGGAGCTGGATTTCGAgctcaaaagcaatgaggagCTCAGGACAGCCTCCGGTCAGCTTGGGATCTCGAAAGACCGATTGCTCGGCTCGTTGGGGCAAATGGCCAAGTATTACTTCGACGGTCAGGGCAAGGCCGTCCGACCTGTCATTGCCATGACGCTAG GTCATGCCTACAACCATCACCAATGTATGAACCAAGAAGAGAAGACTGAGACAGCCAATCGACAACGGAAGGTGGCCATCATCTCAGAGATGATCCACACCGCCAGTTTGGTTCATGACGACATTTTGGATCATGCCGAGACCAGGCGAGGCAAACTGGCCGTCAACCAGAAATGGGATGCCACCAGAAGTGTCCTCTGCGGAGACTACGTCCTGGCCATTGGTGCTAAAGTTCTTGCTCAACTGCGAAATGAAGAGGTCCTGAAAGTCCTGGCTCAAGTGCTAGCCGATCTGGTTCACG GAGAGTTTCAGCAGCTTCAAAACAAGGAGAACGAGACAGAGCGGTTCAATTTGTACCTGAATAAGACCTTCAATAAGACCGCTTCGTTGATCGCCTACACCTGTAAAGCTAATGCCATTCTGGCCAAGGCCTCGCCCGACCTTGTGGAAGAAGCCTTTAAGTACGGCAAAAACGTCGGTATCGCCTTCCAACTAGTCGACGACTTACTGGACTTTGAATCCTCGTCACAACTTCTCG GCAAGCCCGCTGCTGCAGACTTAAAGCTTGGTCTAGCTACGGCCCCGGTTCTCTTCGCTTCCACCGAATTTCCCGAACTGGAGACGCTGATAAAGCGCCGGTTCTCGCAATCTCGAGATGTAGAGCGGGCTTTCGAGTTTGTGCAAAAATCCAAGGGTCTCCTCCAAACCCGAGACTTGGCCAAACAACACTGTGATGCCGCCGTCCAGGCCATTGAGCCTTTAGTTGAATCTCCATACAAATCTGCCCTCATCAACCTAACCGATAAGGTGTTGATCAGACAGAAGTGA
- the LOC131892754 gene encoding uncharacterized protein LOC131892754 has protein sequence MRAAFLLGLLLSVFVHGSHGQGKYHVIKEVIEVPDTDLATECQGRIQMINPNDQNLILNGPGNFTRIQSKFNVDVAFQVFGSCCWELCSRPFFRGKRTEILPGTMGQTDAIGSIRTIPCRALLDRQ, from the exons ATGCGGGCTGCTTTTCTACTCGGTCTCCTTCTTAGCGTCTTTGTCCACGGCTCTCATGGCCAAGGAAAGTACCATGTCATCAAAGAAGTCATTGAAGTTCCGGACACTGATCTGGCCACCGAATGCCAAGGACGAATCCAGATGATCAATCCGAATGATCAGAATCTGATCTTGAACGGACCCGGGAATTTCACCCGCATCCAGTCCAA GTTCAATGTGGATGTGGCTTTCCAAGTGTTCGGAAGTTGCTGTTGGGAGTTATGTTCCCGACCTTTCTTCCGGGGGAAACGAACCGAAATTCTGCCGGGCACTATGGGACAAACCGATGCCATTGGATCGATCCGCACGATACCATGTCGAGCACTTCTTGACCGACAATAA
- the LOC131892755 gene encoding uncharacterized protein LOC131892755 — translation MRSLGFLCILVILIESSTFALELNLRDDFQFAITTRRDFNQDCSGTAELRRSGDNRLELVAEDQSKLPRSHRRNVDYLIVGTCCFEMYSKPYYRGTRELYLPGQRGTRRRLGSIAKVACPTTESK, via the exons ATGAGATCGTTAGGGTTCTTGTGTATTTTGGTCATTCTCATTGAGAGTTCTACATTTGCGTTGGAACTAAACCTCCGTGATGATTTCCAATTTGCCATCACAACGAGGAGGGACTTCAACCAGGACTGTTCGGGAACGGCTGAACTACGACGATCGGGTGACAACCGTTTGGAGCTAGTCGCCGAGGATCAATCCAAATTACCAAGAAG CCATCGACGCAATGTGGATTATTTGATTGTTGGAACGTGTTGCTTTGAAATGTACAGCAAGCCCTATTATCGAGGAACCCGAGAACTCTATCTACCTGGACAAAGGGGAACCCGTCGACGATTAGGCTCCATCGCCAAAGTAGCGTGTCCAACGACAGAGAGCAAATAA
- the LOC131892746 gene encoding uncharacterized oxidoreductase YjmC-like: MVWVKESESRRFARDCMTSVGCEEKVAEMVSNLLITADVKGHKSHGLNRVLIYMKEVQSGFTKANGQPKILQETVSTAWVDGDSSLGVVVGEFAMNLAIKKAKATGIGWVSAKRSNHFGVASHYSEMAMKERLLGMAFTNSHPLMVPTRAKEPTLGSNPIACAAPGSGEDSFSLDMATTCKAAGKIELFRRQGKSIPEGWAVDSDGKSTTDPEEAVRGQPKLMPLGGVEDNSGYKGFGLGMMVDIFCGVLSGSGYGPFMAKWMPLTNISYTDEKNFGQCFMALDPSCFAPGFEDRLQALLDHIRQMESIDPDLPVKVPGDLERESTQRIRSGNGAIDYPEQLITSMREMALKSGITPMEPIKSS, translated from the exons ATGGTGTGGGTGAAAGAATCCGAATCTCGGAGATTTGCCCGTGATTGCATGACCAGCGTGGGATGCGAAGAAAAGGTAGCGGAAATGGTCTCAAATCTTCTGATCACGGCAGATGTCAAGGGTCATAAAAGCCATGGACTCAACAG GGTCCTTATATACATGAAAGAGGTTCAGTCCGGCTTCACCAAAGCCAACGGACAACCGAAGATCCTACAGGAAACTGTATCCACTGCTTGGGTGGACGGTGATTCATCTCTAGGTGTCGTG GTTGGAGAGTTTGCTATGAACCTGGCCatcaaaaaggccaaggccacGGGCATCGGTTGGGTGAGTGCCAAGCGCTCGAACCACTTTGGCGTTGCCTCCCATTATTCTGAGATGGCCATGAAGGAGCGCCTCCTAGGAATGGCCTTCACCAACTCTCATCCTCTTATGGTCCCAACTCGGGCCAAGGAACCAACTTTGGGCTCCAATCCCATTGCTTGTGCAGCCCCAG GTTCCGGGGAGGATTCCTTTTCTCTGGACATGGCCACCACGTGCAAGGCTGCGGGTAAAATTGAGCTCTTTCGTCGCCAGGGTAAATCTATTCCTGAAGGGTGGGCGGTGGATAG CGATGGAAAATCGACAACTGATCCAGAAGAGGCTGTCCGTGGCCAACCCAAACTAATGCCATTGGGCGGGGTCGAGGACAATTCGGGTTACAAAGGATTCGGTCTCGGAATGATGGTGGATATATTTTGCG gggtCCTCTCTGGCTCTGGCTACGGCCCGTTCATGGCCAAATGGATGCCTCTAACGAACATCTCTTACACGGACGAGAAGAACTTTGGACAATGCTTCATGGCTTTGGATCCTAGTTGTTTCGCTCCGGGTTTTGAAGATCGTTTGCAAGCATTATTAGACCACATCCGTCAGATGGAGTCCATAGATCCAGACCTACCAGTCAAG GTTCCCGGGGATTTAGAGCGCGAATCTACCCAACGAATCCGGTCTGGCAATGGAGCCATCGATTACCCAGAGCAACTCATTACCTCCATGAGAGAGATGGCTCTGAAAAGCGGCATCACTCCAATGGAGCCCATTAAATCCTCGTGA
- the LOC131892752 gene encoding adenine phosphoribosyltransferase-like: MNQFNEKSDQDLSDALRAKLKSYPDFPKPGINFLDVFSLYADLEGSQILNEVFIRKGRSVIGQIDVVVGLDARGFLMGPIIAREANVPFVPVRKSGKLPGLTVGTAYSLEYGEASVEIQKDAIPEKARVLIVDDLLATGGTLNAAATLISKLGLGITVTECFVLMELAFLKGRDKITSKVSCTLSFD, translated from the exons aTGAAccaatttaatgaaaaatccGATCAAGACCTATCGGATGCCCTGAGGGCCAAATTGAAGTCCTATCCAGATTTCCCGAAGCCTGGTATCAATTTCTTAGATGTATTCTCGCTCTATGCCGATTTGGAAGGCTCTCAGATTCTCAACGAGGTCTTCATTCGGAAAGGCCGATCCGTGATTGGACAGATTGATGTGGTGGTGGGTCTGGATGCCCGGGGGTTTCTCATGGGCCCAATCATCGCCAGGGAAGCCAATGTCCCCTTTGTCCCG GttcgaaaaagtggaaaactcCCGGGACTGACTGTCGGCACAGCCTATTCTTTAGAGTATGGAGAAGCCTCGGTGGAGATACAAAAAGACGCAATTCCTGAGAAAGCTCGAGTGCTCATTGTGGATGATCTTCTGGCCACGGGTGGCACCCTGAACGCTGCGGCCACGTTGATCTCCAAACTCGGTTTGGGTATTACAGTCACGGAGTGCTTTGTCCTCATGGAATTAGCCTTCCTGAAGGGCAGAGACAAAATTACGTCAAAAGTTTCCTGTACGTTGagttttgattga